In Zingiber officinale cultivar Zhangliang chromosome 1A, Zo_v1.1, whole genome shotgun sequence, a genomic segment contains:
- the LOC122020073 gene encoding probable E3 ubiquitin-protein ligase RHC2A, with protein sequence MPSSMATPSSYWCYRCRRFVRVWPQEAIVCPDCDGGFLEEVDSPPRRFHSPTESRRRRLVPSSPGSPAVGSDGSAADGLPRQSSDLRYRRHRRTSARDRSPFNPVIALRSPSRSSARDSDLDSSTSFELYYEDGTGSGLRPLPESISDFLMGSGFDRLLDQLAQIEVNGIVRGRGCDNSPASKVAIESMPTVEIVDEHIGKDCHCAICMDPFELGVEAREMPCKHIYHQDCILPWLSLRNSCPVCRHEMPTDVQGHDTAMAEEGETTAAAGSEEETVGLTIWRLPGGGFAVGRFSGGRRAGEVQLPVVYTEMDGGFNNSGAPRRVSWPGMPTRSRESSGIHRAVRSFFSFFGFARSSSSSPRTSLEPQPSFPHSDRRSIFRRRSRSRSSNFEANANVNA encoded by the coding sequence ATGCCTTCGTCCATGGCGACGCCGTCTTCCTACTGGTGCTACCGCTGTAGACGGTTCGTCCGCGTGTGGCCGCAGGAGGCGATCGTCTGTCCCGACTGCGACGGCGGCTTCCTCGAGGAGGTTGATTCGCCGCCTCGCCGCTTTCACTCTCCCACAGAGAGCCGCCGCCGCCGTCTTGTCCCCTCATCGCCTGGTTCTCCCGCTGTCGGAAGCGATGGATCCGCCGCTGACGGCCTCCCCCGCCAGTCGTCCGATCTCAGATACCGCCGCCACCGCCGCACGTCGGCTCGCGACCGTTCTCCCTTTAACCCCGTCATCGCCCTCCGCAGCCCGTCCCGCAGCAGCGCCCGCGACTCCGATCTAGATTCCAGCACCAGCTTCGAGCTCTACTACGAAGACGGCACCGGATCTGGCCTCCGACCGTTGCCGGAAAGCATCTCGGATTTCCTGATGGGCTCCGGCTTCGACCGCCTACTCGACCAGCTCGCACAGATCGAGGTCAACGGCATCGTCCGCGGGAGGGGGTGCGACAACTCTCCGGCGTCGAAGGTCGCCATCGAGTCGATGCCCACGGTGGAGATTGTCGACGAACACATCGGGAAAGATTGCCATTGCGCCATCTGCATGGACCCCTTCGAGCTCGGGGTAGAGGCTCGGGAGATGCCCTGCAAACACATTTACCATCAAGACTGCATCTTGCCATGGCTATCGCTACGGAACTCATGCCCTGTCTGCCGCCATGAGATGCCGACAGATGTGCAAGGACACGACACGGCAATGGCGGAAGAGGGCGAGACGACCGCTGCAGCCGGGAGCGAGGAGGAGACCGTGGGTCTCACGATATGGAGGCTTCCCGGCGGGGGTTTCGCGGTGGGGAGGTTCTCCGGGGGCAGGAGAGCAGGGGAAGTTCAGCTTCCCGTAGTTTACACAGAGATGGATGGTGGATTCAATAACAGCGGAGCCCCGAGAAGAGTGTCATGGCCTGGAATGCCGACCAGGTCGAGGGAGAGCAGTGGAATTCACCGAGCAGTTCGCAGTTTCTTCTCGTTCTTTGGATTCGCACGGTCATCTTCCTCCTCTCCACGGACGAGCTTAGAACCTCAACCATCATTCCCTCACAGCGACAGGAGGTCAATTTTCAGAAGGCGCTCGAGAAGTAGAAGCTCCAACTTCGAAGCAAATGCCAACGTGAATGCTTGA